TGCCGTCACGTCGAGTCCATCGGCCCTGGCCGCCTCTATCTGGGCCGCCGTCTCGTCCATGGTGAAGGTGCCGCCCGTGCTCGTTATGTGGTGGATGTGGACCGAGGCTCCGGTGTCGCGGGCAAGGCGCAGGGCCTCGGCCACGGCCTCGCGGTTCGTGCCCGGAGGGTCGGGGTCCGAGTAGCGAAGGTGCATGAAGCAGGGGGCCTTGTAGCGGGCCGCCACGGCGCAGAGGGGCCGTATCTCCTCGTACGTCGCCCCGGGCGTGTATTCGAGGCTGAAGGAGACGCCCAGGGCTCCGGCCGCCATGGCGGCCTCGACCTTCTCGACCATGCGGGCCGTCTGGGCGGCCGTGGCCGCCGTGTAGCGGTCGGGAACACCCACGGCCGAGCGCAGGAAGTGGTGGCTCACGGCGCTCCCGTAGTTCAGCATCTGCCCGCCGCGCCCCTTTTCGGCGGCCCAGATGCCGAAGTCTATGGTGCCGCCGTGGAGCGTGAGGCTCGTGGTCACGCCGTCGGCCGCCTTGAAGAGGCTCATCGTGTAGTAGGGACCGTAGGACTGGATGTCGATGAAGCCGGGGGCCACCACAAGCCCCGCCGCATCGAGCACCCTGCGCCCCCGCAGCGGACCCTTGCTCAGCGCCGCCACGACCCCATCCCTTATGCCCACGTCGAGCTCTTCCACAAGGCCGCTCTCCGGGTCCATTACCGTGCCGCCCGAGATGACCGTGTCATAGAGGGGCGCGTCCTCATCGGCGACGGCCGCCGTAAAGAGGGCGGGCGCCGAGAGGAGGAGGGCGAACAGCGTTGCGAGAAGACGACGCTCCGGTGGCGCGCTGATCATGAGAGTTCTCCCTTCATATGGCCGATCATATGACGGCGGGGCTTCCCCTTTCAAGCGCTCTTTCCTCCCTGTCCCCCCGTAGCGGTAAAGACCTCCGCTCTTTCGCCGAAGATAGTAGAGAGGAGACGGCCCCGCCGGGCCGCAAAAGCAGGAGGAAGATGCGGTGAAGAAGATACCCCTGAGTGAACTGAAGGTGGGCATGTACGTGACCGCCATGGACAGCGACGACGACTCCGTCGCGCCGGCGCGCAGCCGCAACCTCCTCATACGCAGCCAGGCCGACATCGACGCCCTGGAGGCCCAGGGGCTGGTCCACATATACGTCGAGTCCGTCATAGACGAAGAGAGCCTCGACATGGCGGTCCTCGTCGGCGAGGAAGAAGAGCCGGCGGTCATGGAAGACGCCCTGGCCGCCGCCGAGCCCGCCCGCAGCGAACCAGAGATCATCGACACGGCGCCCTTCGAGGAGGAGATAGAGACGGCCCGCACCATAAGGGAAGAGGCCGTGGGCCTGGTGAGGGAGTTCATGGAGGAGGCCAGGTCGGGGCGGGCCATAGACACCTACAAGGTGCAGCTCACCGTGGAGGACATGGTGGACAGCATCTTCCGCAACCACGCGGCGCTGACGAGCCTTGCAAGGCTGAAGAGCTTCGACGAGTACACCTTCGTCCACTCGGTGAACGTGGCCATCCTCGCCATATCGGTGGGCCGGTACGCCGACCTCTCCCGCTACGAGATATTCGAGCTCGGCATGGGGGCGATCCTCCACGACATCGGCAAGACACGGCTTCCCGAAAGGCTGCTCAACAAGCCGACCATACTGAACGACGAAGAATTCAGGGAGATGAAGCGCCACCCCGAGCTCGGCGTCGAGCTGCTCGAGGCGTCCAAGGACATAACCGAGACGGCCCTCGACGTGGCCAACCACCATCACGAGCGCCACAACGGCAGCGGCTACCCCGGAAACCTCAGGGGCGACGACATCCACCCCTTCACCCGCATCGTCTCGGTGGCCGACGTCTACGACGCCATGACGAGCAAGCGTGTCTACCAGCGGCGCTACACCCCCCACGAAACCCTGCGCACCATGTTCAGAAACAGGGGCAAACACTTCGATCCCGAGACGGTGGACACGCTGGTGCGGTGCCTGGGCATCTTCCCCATAGGCAGCCTCGTGACGCTCAACACCGGCGAGATAGCCATGGTGAAGTCCTTCGACCGCCGCGAGATGCTGCGGCCCCGCGTCATCATACTCTACGACATGGACTGGAAGCCGCTTCTGAGCCGCCGCGAGGTGGACCTTCGCAAAAGAGACGACCTGCGCATAACGGGGTTCGTCGATCCTGGCCAGTTCGGCTTCAACGTGGACGACATCCTCTGAGCCCTCCCTTCCCGCGGGCCTCTGCGCCCGCGGCGTTCAACCCTTCACCGAGCCGGCCGTGAGTCCCCTTATAATCCTGCGCTGGAAGGCCAGCACCACGGCGACGAGCGGCAGCGTGGCCACCACCGAGGCCGCAGCTATCTCGCCCCAGGGCATGGTGAACTCGCCGGGAAAGAGCGCGATGCCCACGGGCAGGGTCTGCATGGCCGGGTCGGTCATGATGAGCAGCGCGAAGAAGAACTCGTTCCATGCGTAGATGAAGACGAGTATGGAGGCCGTGAAGACGCCCGGCGCCGAGAGCGGCAGCACGACCCGCACGAGCGCCCCCAGGCGCGTACAGCCGTCCATGAGCGCCGCCCGCTCGAGCTCCCGGGGAAAATCGCGGAAAAAGGCCGCCATGAGCCACACGGCAAGGGGCAGCGTGAGCGAGACGTAGGGAACGACGAGCCCCTGGTAGGTGTTGAGCCATCCCGCCCACCGCAGGATGCGCCATACCGGTCCGGCTATCGATATCTGGGGGAACATGGAGACGGCGAGCACGAGAGCGAAGAGCAGGCGCCGCCCCTTCATGGAGGTGCGCGCGAAGGCGTAGCCCGCAAGGACGGCCGCGGTCATTGAGAGAGCCGTCGTCGATGCGGCCACCACGACGCTGTTCGCCAGATAGGCGCCGAGGTCCCGCGAGCCGAAGACCGACACGTAGGAGCGGAGCGAGAAGTCGGGCACGATGGAGGGCGGTATGGCCGTCACCTCGCCCGCGCTCTTGAGCGAGGTCAGAAGGAACCATACGAAGGGAAAGAGGCTCAGCGCCGCAAGCGCGAGCGCAAGGGCGGCGAAGGCCGATCTCGATAGCGCGCCCCTCACGGGCGGCGCTCCCCGGAGAGCGCCGCCGGGGCGACGAACCGCACGTAGAAGAGCGAGACGAGCAGTATGACCACGAATATGAAGGTCGACACGGCCGAGCCGTAGCCCATGTCCCCGTAGGCGAAGAGCTGCTTGTAGCCGTAGAACTGGAGCACGCTCGTCGAGTCGGCCGGCCCTCCCTGGGTCATGACGAAGACGAGGTCGAAGACCCGGAAGGCGTCGATGGTGCGGAAGAGCAGCGCCACGAGGAGCGCCGGGCGCAGCAGCGGAAGCGTTATGAGCCTGAAGCGCCGCCACGGTCCGGCACCGTCGAGCGCCGCGGCCCTGTAGAGGTCGTCGTCGATGGCCTGAAGCCCCGCAAGGATTATGAGGGCCGCAAAGGACGAGGTCTTCCATATGTCGGCTATCATGACGGCCGCAAGGGCGCTCGCCGGGTCGGCGAGCCAGGCCCGGTAGAGCTCGGTGGAGGGACCGTAGAGGACGTAGTTCACGAAGCCGTAGCGGTCGTTGAAGAGCAGGCGCCACATCTGGGAGGCCACCACCGTGGGCAGGGCCCACGGCACGAGCACGGCGGCCCGGAATATGCCGCGCCAGCGGAAGGACTCGTTCATCACCAGCGCCGTGACGAGCCCCGCCCCAAGCTCGACGGCCGTGGTGACGGCGACGAAGATAAGCGTCACGGCCAGCGAAGACCACATGGCGCCGTCACGCCACAAAAGGACGTAGTTTTCAAGCCCCACGAAGTCCTCGCCGAGCCACGGCATGGTGAGCACCATCCTGTGCAGACTCAGCCGGACCGTTTCGAGCGCCGGATAGAGGGCGAAGACGGCGAGCATCAGGAGCGCGGGCGCCGCCAGAAGGTAACCGAACGCGCTATCCGAAGAAGACCTCCGCAGGGACGTCACCTCCCCTCGTACCGTCAGGGCGGGAAACTTCCGGAAAAAGACGCGCCGGCGCTGTTCCCTCCATAACCGTATCTCGCGGCCAGTGCGGCCGTCTCTTCATCGGCCCTCCGCGCAAGGGAGGCGATGTCGCTTCGCCGGTCCGAGAGCGCGCTGCTGAAGTATTTCTGGAGGATGTGAGAGAGCGCCGTGTAGTAGGGCGTCCTCGGTCTCGGCGAGGCGTTCTCGAAGACTTCCCGCAGGGCGGCGAAATGGGGGTTGCGCTCCAGCACCTCGGGGTCCGCGTAGAGGCTCCGTCTCGCGGGCGGCACACCGGCCCTCAGGGCGAAGAACTTCTGCATGCGCTCTCCGGTCATGAACTCGACGAACCGCCAGGCAAGCTCCACGTTCCTCGAGAAGCTGCTCACGGCCATGTGCCAGCCGCCGAGGGCGGCGACGGCCCCGCCGTCCTCGAAGGCCGGGAGCGGCGCCACCCCCACCTTTCCGGCCACCTTCGACCTGGCGGGGTTGTTCGCCGCCTCCCAGGCGTAAGGCCAGTTGCGGTGGAAGACGGCCCCTCCCTGAATGAAGAGGTCAAGGGATTCGGGCTCCTGGTAGGCGAGCACCCCGCGCGGCGCCGCCCTCCCCACGAGCTCGTCCCTTGCAAAGCGGACGGCCTCTACGGCCCGCGGGGCCGAGAGAAAGGTCCTCCCGCTCGCCGCGTCGAAGAGACGGGCGCCGCCGGAGAGGATGATCTCCTGCATGTTGCAGACGAGACCCTCGTACTGCTTGAACTGGGCCGAATAGCCGTAGAGGTCGGGGTCCTTCTCGCCGGCCCTTATGGCTTCGGCCTGGCGCACGAGCTCCGGCCACGTGCGCGGCGGCTCGAAGCCGTAGCGCCGGAGCAGGTCCTTTCGGTAGTAGAGCAGCCCGCCCGAGATGTAGAGCGGCACGCCGTAGATCCCGCCCCTGTAAGTGTCGGCCTCGACGGCGGCCTCGAAGAAAGGGGCGCGCCTGTCCGGCGTGAAGAACTCGTCGAGACGGAGGGCCCAGCCGGCCGAGGCGAACTCATGGGGCCAGACCACGTCCATCAGGAACACATCCACCGAAGGGTCGCGGTTTTTCAGCTTCTGGGCGAGCAGGTCGTGGTATACG
This DNA window, taken from Deltaproteobacteria bacterium, encodes the following:
- a CDS encoding carbohydrate ABC transporter permease, which translates into the protein MRGALSRSAFAALALALAALSLFPFVWFLLTSLKSAGEVTAIPPSIVPDFSLRSYVSVFGSRDLGAYLANSVVVAASTTALSMTAAVLAGYAFARTSMKGRRLLFALVLAVSMFPQISIAGPVWRILRWAGWLNTYQGLVVPYVSLTLPLAVWLMAAFFRDFPRELERAALMDGCTRLGALVRVVLPLSAPGVFTASILVFIYAWNEFFFALLIMTDPAMQTLPVGIALFPGEFTMPWGEIAAASVVATLPLVAVVLAFQRRIIRGLTAGSVKG
- a CDS encoding ABC transporter substrate-binding protein is translated as MKNTGSFPRSLLRSGGPEVRPVSCAMRAVFQWAALLVPALSVLIAAAGCTEGEDGARLLRFVSWKPNQPEVWDEAIALFERENPGVRVVREIAPHSSTVYHDLLAQKLKNRDPSVDVFLMDVVWPHEFASAGWALRLDEFFTPDRRAPFFEAAVEADTYRGGIYGVPLYISGGLLYYRKDLLRRYGFEPPRTWPELVRQAEAIRAGEKDPDLYGYSAQFKQYEGLVCNMQEIILSGGARLFDAASGRTFLSAPRAVEAVRFARDELVGRAAPRGVLAYQEPESLDLFIQGGAVFHRNWPYAWEAANNPARSKVAGKVGVAPLPAFEDGGAVAALGGWHMAVSSFSRNVELAWRFVEFMTGERMQKFFALRAGVPPARRSLYADPEVLERNPHFAALREVFENASPRPRTPYYTALSHILQKYFSSALSDRRSDIASLARRADEETAALAARYGYGGNSAGASFSGSFPP
- a CDS encoding aminoacylase, producing the protein MSAWLRMRRLRLRAGATESSSLSMAVTYMPTFSSLRGIFFTASSSCFCGPAGPSPLYYLRRKSGGLYRYGGTGRKERLKGEAPPSYDRPYEGRTLMISAPPERRLLATLFALLLSAPALFTAAVADEDAPLYDTVISGGTVMDPESGLVEELDVGIRDGVVAALSKGPLRGRRVLDAAGLVVAPGFIDIQSYGPYYTMSLFKAADGVTTSLTLHGGTIDFGIWAAEKGRGGQMLNYGSAVSHHFLRSAVGVPDRYTAATAAQTARMVEKVEAAMAAGALGVSFSLEYTPGATYEEIRPLCAVAARYKAPCFMHLRYSDPDPPGTNREAVAEALRLARDTGASVHIHHITSTGGTFTMDETAAQIEAARADGLDVTACVYPYTYWATYLSSARFDPGWRRRFRIDYGDLQISGSGERLDEDSFRRYRRSDKLAVAYAIPEADVLRALAAPWVMIGSDGLIKSNGNSHPRGAGCFSRTIGVYVREKGALTLMEALSKMTVEPARLLEGVAPRMKRKGRLRVGMDADIVVFDAARIRDRATVERPMSYSEGIEYVLINGVLVRDGADVRYEKAGVLIRGAGGPGTP
- a CDS encoding HD-GYP domain-containing protein; its protein translation is MYVTAMDSDDDSVAPARSRNLLIRSQADIDALEAQGLVHIYVESVIDEESLDMAVLVGEEEEPAVMEDALAAAEPARSEPEIIDTAPFEEEIETARTIREEAVGLVREFMEEARSGRAIDTYKVQLTVEDMVDSIFRNHAALTSLARLKSFDEYTFVHSVNVAILAISVGRYADLSRYEIFELGMGAILHDIGKTRLPERLLNKPTILNDEEFREMKRHPELGVELLEASKDITETALDVANHHHERHNGSGYPGNLRGDDIHPFTRIVSVADVYDAMTSKRVYQRRYTPHETLRTMFRNRGKHFDPETVDTLVRCLGIFPIGSLVTLNTGEIAMVKSFDRREMLRPRVIILYDMDWKPLLSRREVDLRKRDDLRITGFVDPGQFGFNVDDIL
- a CDS encoding sugar ABC transporter permease, producing the protein MLAVFALYPALETVRLSLHRMVLTMPWLGEDFVGLENYVLLWRDGAMWSSLAVTLIFVAVTTAVELGAGLVTALVMNESFRWRGIFRAAVLVPWALPTVVASQMWRLLFNDRYGFVNYVLYGPSTELYRAWLADPASALAAVMIADIWKTSSFAALIILAGLQAIDDDLYRAAALDGAGPWRRFRLITLPLLRPALLVALLFRTIDAFRVFDLVFVMTQGGPADSTSVLQFYGYKQLFAYGDMGYGSAVSTFIFVVILLVSLFYVRFVAPAALSGERRP